The following coding sequences are from one Triticum dicoccoides isolate Atlit2015 ecotype Zavitan chromosome 4A, WEW_v2.0, whole genome shotgun sequence window:
- the LOC119285238 gene encoding serine/threonine-protein phosphatase PP1, whose product MAAAPAAGGQGGGMDAALLDDIIRRLLEVRTARPGKQVQLSESEIRQLCTASRDIFLTQPNLLELEAPIKICGDIHGQYSDLLRLFEYGGFPPEANYLFLGDYVDRGKQSLETICLLLAYKIKYPENFFLLRGNHECASINRIYGFYDECKRRFNVRLWKVFTDCFNCLPVAALIDDKILCMHGGLSPDLGHLDEIKNLPRPTDVPDTGLLCDLLWSDPGKDVQGWGMNDRGVSYTFGHDKVTEFLLKHDLDLICRAHQVVEDGYEFFADRQLVTIFSAPNYCGEFDNAGAMMSVDETLMCSFQILKPAERKIKFMASNKM is encoded by the exons atggcggcggcgccggcggcgggaggGCAGGGAGGCGGCATGGACGCCGCGCTCCTCGACGACATCATCCGCCGTCTGCTCGAGGTGCGGACGGCGCGCCCCGGCAAGCAGGTGCAGCTCTCCGAGTCGGAGATCCGCCAACTCTGCACCGCCTCCCGCGACATCTTCCTCACCCAGCCCAACCTCCTCGAGCTCGAGGCGCCCATTAAAATCTGCG GTGATATCCATGGTCAGTACAGTGATCTTTTAAGGCTATTTGAGTATGGAGGTTTTCCCCCAGAAGCCAACTATCTATTCTTAGGCGATTATGTTGATCGAGGCAAACAGAGTCTGGAGACTATATGCCTCCTCCTTGCATACAAAATCAAGTACCCCGAGAACTTTTTTCTTCTGAGAGGCAACCATGAGTGTGCTTCAATAAACAGAATATATGGATTTTATGATGAATGCAAGCGTCGCTTCAATGTGCGGCTATGGAAGGTCTTCACCGACTGTTTTAATTGTCTCCCTGTGGCCGCTCTAATCGATGATAAAATATTATGCATGCATGGTGGCCTTTCTCCTGATCTGGGACACCTAGATGAGATAAAAAACTTGCCCCGTCCTACCGATGTGCCAGATACAGGTCTACTATGCGATCTTCTTTGGTCTGATccaggaaaagatgtccaagggTGGGGCATGAATGATAGGGGCGTTTCATACACATTTGGCCATGACAAAGTTACGGAGTTCCTTCTAAAGCATGATCTTGATCTTATTTGCCGTGCCCACCAG GTTGTCGAGGATGGGTATGAATTCTTTGCTGACAGGCAACTGGTCACCATATTTTCGGCTCCCAACTATTGTGGTGAATTTGATAATGCTGGAGCAATGATgagtgttgatgaaactttgatGTGTTCATTTCAAATTCTCAAACCTGCTGAGAGAAAAATCAAATTTATGGCGTCAAACAAAATGTGA